A genomic region of Methanofollis fontis contains the following coding sequences:
- a CDS encoding replication factor C small subunit has product MLWSEKYRPADFTGILGQEEAVRTLASFAASGNVPHLLIVGPTGTGKSAAVGALARTLYRAHWQENTTVLPAADLFEGGKRYLEAEERFAHIYRKDESFLSNFKNIVRWHAAIRPLDTDFRLMVFEGASALSREAQQGLRRIMERYSGTCRFVFLTTNGSAIIPAIASRCLPLTFVPLEDGIVRRRLGEILAAERVPAGKVSADDLDLIVPLAGGDLRRATILLQVVAESEGPVDLSETASTETGTIAASVIEALMNGDLSGAKSRAESLIIDYGLTGTEVVRELARGAERLYNDPRIAVALADADQVIRRGSNEYIQINALLARINREVFS; this is encoded by the coding sequence ATGCTCTGGAGTGAGAAGTACCGGCCGGCGGACTTCACCGGTATCCTGGGGCAGGAGGAGGCGGTCCGGACGCTGGCCTCGTTTGCAGCGAGCGGGAACGTCCCGCACCTGCTGATCGTCGGTCCGACCGGGACCGGGAAGAGCGCCGCCGTCGGCGCCCTCGCCCGCACCCTCTACAGGGCGCACTGGCAGGAGAACACCACTGTCCTGCCGGCGGCCGACCTCTTCGAGGGGGGGAAGCGGTATCTCGAGGCCGAGGAGCGGTTCGCCCACATCTACAGGAAAGACGAGAGTTTTCTCTCGAACTTCAAGAATATCGTGCGGTGGCACGCCGCCATCCGCCCCCTGGACACCGATTTCAGGCTGATGGTCTTCGAGGGGGCCTCGGCGCTCAGCCGCGAGGCTCAGCAGGGTCTGCGCCGGATCATGGAGCGCTACTCTGGCACCTGCCGCTTTGTCTTCCTGACCACGAACGGGAGTGCGATCATACCGGCAATCGCCTCGCGCTGCCTCCCCCTCACCTTTGTGCCGCTGGAGGACGGTATCGTCCGGCGCCGTCTCGGCGAGATCCTGGCGGCGGAGCGGGTGCCGGCAGGTAAGGTCTCGGCAGACGACCTGGACCTGATCGTGCCCCTGGCCGGAGGCGACCTCCGGCGGGCGACGATCCTCCTCCAGGTGGTTGCCGAATCCGAAGGGCCGGTGGACCTCTCCGAGACAGCGTCCACCGAGACCGGGACGATCGCGGCATCGGTGATCGAGGCATTGATGAACGGCGACCTCTCCGGGGCAAAGAGCAGGGCCGAGTCCCTGATCATCGATTACGGCCTGACCGGGACCGAGGTGGTCCGGGAGCTGGCGAGGGGTGCCGAGCGCCTCTACAATGACCCCCGGATCGCCGTCGCACTTGCCGATGCCGATCAGGTGATCCGGCGCGGCAGCAACGAGTATATCCAGATCAACGCCCTGCTTGCCCGGATCAACAGGGAGGTGTTCTCCTGA